The proteins below are encoded in one region of Oncorhynchus tshawytscha isolate Ot180627B linkage group LG04, Otsh_v2.0, whole genome shotgun sequence:
- the LOC112248599 gene encoding ubiquitin recognition factor in ER-associated degradation protein 1 yields the protein MFSFNMFDHPIPRAFQNRFSTQYRCYSVSMLAGPNDRSDVEKGGKIIMPPSALDQLSRLNITYPMLFKLTNKNSDRMTHCGVLEFVADEGICYLPHWMMQNLLLEEGGLVQVESVNLMVATYSKFQPQSPDFLDITNPKAVLENALRNFACLTTGDVIAINYNEKIYELRVMETKPDKAVSIIECDMNVDFDAPLGYKEPERRYKAPEEPTEEEGDPSTWTDMDMRFRAFTGSGNRLDGKKKGIEPSPVPIDPSDIKRGIPNYEYKVGRITFIRNSRPQPRKTTEDEDSEFIAFSGEGQSLRKKGGRKP from the exons ATG TTTTCCTTCAACATGTTTGATCACCCGATCCCACGGGCTTTCCAAAACCGCTTCTCCACTCAATACCGCTGCTACTCTGTGTCCATGCTGGCGGGTCCCAACGACCGGTCGGATGTGGAGAAAGGAGGAAAAA TTATAATGCCGCCATCAGCACTTGATCAACTAA GCAGACTTAACATTACCTACCCCATGTTGTTCAAACTGACCAACAAGAACTCAGACAGAATGACACACTGTGGTGTCTTGGAGTTTGTAGCAGATGAGGGTATTTGTTACCTGCCACACTGG ATGATGCAAAATCTCCTGCTGGAGGAAGGGGGCCTGGTCCAGGTGGAGAGTGTTAACCTCATGGTGGCAACATACTCCAAGTTCCAGCCTCAGAGCCCAGACTTCCTGGATATCACTAACCCCAAAGCAGT GTTGGAAAATGCCTTGAGAAACTTTGCCTGCTTAACCACAGGAGATGTTATTGCAATTAACTACAATGAAAAG ATCTATGAACTGCGAGTGATGGAGACTAAGCCAGACAAGGCCGTATCTATCATTGAATGTGATATGAAT GTGGACTTTGATGCTCCGTTGGGTTACAAAGAACCAGAGAGACGTTACAAAGCACCAGAGGAGCCCACA gaagaggaaggagacccCAGCACTTGGACTGACATGGACATGAGATTCAGA GCCTTCACTGGTTCAGGCAATCGTCTGGATGGCAAAAAGAAAGGCATTGAGCCTAGCCCCGTCCCCATCGATCCCAGTGACATTAAAAG AGGGATTCCTAACTACGAGTACAAGGTCGGAAGGATCACCTTCATCAGGAACTCCAGGCCTCAGCCCAGGAAAACAACAGAGGAT GAGGATTCAGAATTCATCGCCTTTTCTGGTGAGGGACAGTCACTACGCAAGAAAGGTGGCAGAAAGCCTTGA
- the lg04h22orf39 gene encoding UPF0545 protein C22orf39 homolog, translating to MMADSGAMWRPPRTCDDYWSEFRHCKSLWNRFHNYYAHGTSPSCGQWKEDYYSCREWEKNPGPETKESLQQSERNREAEQRKFTPVWDLRRDPPRDWHMPLHQGKSPDSQS from the exons ATGATGGCAGATTCTGGAGCAATGTGGAGG CCGCCCCGGACCTGTGATGACTACTGGAGTGAATTCAGACACTGCAAAAGCCTGTGGAACCGTTTCCATAACTACTATGCCCATGGCACATCCCCCTCCTGCGGGCAGTGGAAAGAAGACTACTACTCATGTAGAGAGTGGGAGAAGAACCCAGGCCCTGAGACCAAG GAGTCTTTACAGCAGAGTGAGAGGAACCGGGAGGCAGAGCAGAGGAAGTTCACCCCTGTGTGGGACCTGAGACGAGATCCGCCCAGAGACTGGCACATGCCCCTGCACCAGGGAAAGTCCCCAGATTCCCAGTCCTAA